One stretch of Natronobacterium gregoryi SP2 DNA includes these proteins:
- a CDS encoding adenylyltransferase/cytidyltransferase family protein produces the protein MTKTVIAQGTFDLLHPGHVHYLEEAVAMGDELYVIVARRANVDHKPEPICPATQRRDVVAALEAVDEAILGHEEDIFVPIEEIDPDVIALGHDQHHDDAAIEDELERRGIDCEVRRASARERSADEEILSTRLIVERILERRG, from the coding sequence ATGACGAAGACGGTTATCGCCCAGGGAACGTTCGACCTGCTTCACCCCGGTCACGTCCACTACCTCGAGGAAGCGGTGGCGATGGGTGACGAACTGTACGTGATCGTCGCCCGTCGGGCGAACGTCGACCACAAACCGGAGCCGATCTGTCCAGCAACCCAGCGTCGGGACGTGGTCGCGGCGCTCGAGGCCGTCGACGAGGCCATTCTCGGTCACGAAGAGGATATCTTCGTCCCGATCGAGGAGATCGATCCAGACGTGATCGCGCTGGGTCACGACCAGCACCACGACGACGCGGCGATCGAGGACGAACTCGAGCGACGCGGCATCGACTGTGAAGTCAGGCGTGCGAGTGCCCGCGAACGGTCCGCAGACGAGGAGATTCTGTCGACGCGACTGATCGTCGAGCGTATTCTCGAGCGGCGGGGTTGA
- a CDS encoding Mov34/MPN/PAD-1 family protein, with protein sequence MGLLDALFRSNEILGIAEETLEFAIESSEAAHPHEYMGFLRGTEAHRLGLDQDGLVITDVLVVPGTESNSVSATVKTSQIPNDVKALGSVHSHPNGVIEPSSADLETFGRGSVHIIIGAPYGRHDWKAFDSEGRPTNLHVVDVDLPESEDFFDFTQSDIDEELRG encoded by the coding sequence ATGGGGCTGCTCGACGCCTTGTTTCGCTCGAACGAGATCCTCGGCATCGCCGAGGAGACCCTCGAGTTCGCGATCGAGTCCTCGGAGGCGGCCCACCCTCACGAGTATATGGGCTTTCTTCGCGGGACCGAGGCACATCGGCTGGGACTTGACCAGGACGGACTCGTCATCACCGACGTACTGGTGGTGCCGGGGACCGAATCAAACAGCGTCAGCGCCACCGTCAAGACGAGTCAGATTCCAAACGACGTGAAGGCACTCGGTAGCGTCCACTCCCATCCTAACGGCGTCATCGAGCCCAGCAGCGCGGACTTGGAGACGTTCGGCCGCGGCAGCGTCCACATCATCATCGGCGCGCCGTACGGCCGACACGACTGGAAGGCCTTCGACTCCGAGGGACGGCCGACGAATCTGCACGTGGTCGACGTCGACCTCCCCGAGTCCGAGGACTTCTTCGATTTTACCCAGTCTGACATCGACGAGGAACTGCGAGGATGA
- a CDS encoding DHH family phosphoesterase codes for MKRASAGDAGTDDGDSVVYDLDADCTAADIESDTPYLAEINGIVDYGVFVDLSESVSGLVHESVLEGTFAVGDELVVELESVRDNGDIAFEPVDVDDYTLQSVSHDYALTGTDRLEANVGDQIHLEGEVVQVKQTGGPTIFHVADESGVVPCAAFEEAGVRAYPNVEVGDVVRVTGSPEHREGSVQIEVDGLSKLEAEDAEKARERIQTALESRSEPHDVDPLIDWPAFEKLRPNLQEVATRLRRAVLEGRPIRVRHHADGDGMCAAVPVQIALEKFIAEVHENDDAPRHLIKRLPAKAPFYEMEDATRDLNFALEDREKHGQQLPLLLMLDNGSTAEDVPAYETLAHYDIPIIAIDHHHPDPDAVEDLLDAHVNPYLHDEDYRITTGMLCVELARMIYPDLTDQLRHVPAVAGLSDRSKADAMDQYLELAAEEGYDEQRLQDVSEALDYAAFWLRYDSGDQLIQDLLQIDNGDEQRHRDLVDFFADRAREEVDEQLDAAIPHLEHEDLDNGAHLYRIDVENHAHRFTYPAPGKTTGEIHDRKIEETGDPVITVGYGPDFAVLRSDGVRLDIPQMVSELEDEVPGGGVSGGGHLVVGSIKFVKGKREEVIDALVEKMEDAEIDEALSSAAPIDD; via the coding sequence ATGAAACGAGCCTCTGCCGGTGATGCCGGCACGGACGACGGGGATTCCGTCGTCTACGATCTCGACGCCGACTGTACCGCTGCCGACATCGAATCGGACACCCCTTATCTCGCCGAAATCAACGGTATCGTCGACTACGGCGTCTTCGTCGATCTCTCCGAATCCGTCTCCGGTCTCGTCCACGAATCCGTCCTCGAGGGAACCTTCGCCGTCGGCGACGAACTCGTCGTCGAACTCGAGAGCGTCCGTGACAACGGTGACATAGCCTTCGAGCCCGTCGACGTCGACGACTACACCCTCCAGTCAGTCTCCCACGACTACGCGCTGACTGGCACCGACCGCCTCGAAGCAAACGTCGGCGACCAGATCCACCTCGAAGGCGAGGTCGTCCAGGTCAAACAGACCGGCGGCCCAACGATCTTCCACGTCGCCGACGAGTCCGGCGTCGTCCCCTGTGCCGCGTTCGAGGAAGCAGGCGTCCGCGCCTACCCGAACGTCGAGGTCGGCGACGTCGTCCGCGTCACCGGCTCCCCCGAACACCGCGAGGGATCGGTCCAGATCGAGGTCGACGGTCTCTCGAAACTCGAGGCCGAGGACGCCGAAAAAGCCCGTGAGCGAATCCAGACAGCCCTCGAATCCCGCTCCGAGCCCCACGATGTCGATCCGCTGATCGACTGGCCCGCCTTCGAGAAACTCCGCCCAAACCTACAGGAAGTCGCCACGCGACTCCGTCGTGCCGTCCTCGAGGGTCGCCCCATCCGCGTCCGTCACCACGCCGACGGCGACGGGATGTGCGCTGCCGTGCCGGTCCAGATCGCCCTCGAGAAGTTCATCGCCGAGGTCCACGAAAACGACGACGCGCCACGCCACCTCATCAAGCGCCTGCCCGCGAAAGCGCCGTTCTACGAGATGGAAGACGCCACACGAGACCTCAACTTCGCGCTCGAGGACCGAGAGAAACACGGCCAGCAACTACCGCTCCTGCTCATGCTCGACAATGGTTCGACGGCCGAAGACGTCCCGGCCTACGAGACGCTGGCCCACTACGACATCCCGATCATCGCCATCGACCACCACCATCCCGACCCCGACGCGGTCGAGGACTTGCTCGACGCCCACGTCAACCCCTACCTCCACGACGAGGACTACCGGATCACCACGGGGATGCTCTGTGTCGAACTCGCGCGGATGATCTACCCCGATCTGACCGACCAGCTCCGTCACGTCCCCGCCGTCGCCGGCCTCTCGGACCGCTCGAAGGCCGACGCGATGGACCAGTACCTCGAGCTCGCGGCCGAGGAAGGCTACGACGAGCAGCGCCTCCAAGACGTCAGCGAAGCCTTAGACTACGCGGCCTTCTGGCTGCGCTATGACTCGGGCGACCAACTCATTCAGGACCTGCTTCAGATCGACAACGGCGACGAGCAGCGCCACCGCGATCTCGTGGACTTCTTCGCCGACCGCGCCCGCGAGGAGGTCGACGAGCAACTCGACGCCGCCATTCCCCACCTAGAGCACGAGGACCTGGACAACGGCGCACACCTCTACCGGATCGACGTCGAGAATCACGCCCACCGCTTTACCTATCCCGCGCCGGGCAAGACGACGGGCGAGATCCACGACCGGAAAATCGAAGAAACCGGCGACCCCGTCATCACGGTCGGCTACGGCCCTGACTTCGCCGTGCTCCGCTCCGACGGCGTCCGCCTCGACATCCCACAGATGGTCTCGGAACTCGAGGACGAGGTCCCCGGCGGCGGCGTCTCCGGCGGCGGCCACCTCGTCGTCGGCTCTATCAAGTTCGTCAAAGGAAAGCGCGAGGAAGTGATCGACGCCTTGGTCGAGAAGATGGAAGACGCCGAGATCGACGAGGCGCTCTCGAGTGCAGCACCGATCGACGACTAG